From a region of the Alnus glutinosa chromosome 1, dhAlnGlut1.1, whole genome shotgun sequence genome:
- the LOC133858857 gene encoding protein SRG1, whose translation MAPVPLSPPIKVGHIDDVQELRKGKPTTIPERFVRDMTERPEPATALSSPTDIPIIDLSKLVKGNKDEILQLATACEKWGFFQVINHEIELSLLESIEKVSKEFFMLPVEEKLKYPMAPGTVQGYGQAFVFSEDQKLDWCNMFALGVEPHFIRNPKLWPTKPAKFSETVDVYSREVRKVCENLLKYIAMSLGLRQDIFEEMFGVAVQAIRMNYYPPCPRPDLVLGLSPHSDGSALTVLQQGKGSSVGLQILQNNRWVPVQPIPTALVINIGDTIEVLTNGKYKSVEHRAVTHKEKDRLSIVTFYAPSYEVEVGPMEELVDENSPCKYRRYNHGEYSKHYVTNKLEGKKSLDFAKIQA comes from the exons ATGGCCCCAGTACCactttctcctcccatcaaggttGGGCACATAGACGATGTCCAAGAACTAAGAAAGGGTAAGCCAACTACGATTCCAGAAAGATTTGTAAGGGATATGACTGAGAGGCCAGAACCAGCCACAGCTCTATCATCTCCTACTGACATTCCCATTATTGATCTCTCCAAGCTTGTAAAAGGAAACAAAGATGAAATTTTGCAACTTGCAACCGCCTGTGAGAAGTGGGGATTCTTTCAG GTGATTAATCATGAAATTGAGCTGTCTTTGCTTGAGAGCATAGAGAAGGTGTCCAAGGAATTCTTCATGCTACCAGTTGAAGAGAAACTAAAGTACCCAATGGCCCCAGGGACTGTTCAAGGATATGGGCAGGCGTTTGTTTTCTCAGAGGACCAAAAGCTGGATTGGTGTAACATGTTTGCTCTTGGGGTTGAACCCCACTTCATAAGGAACCCAAAGCTATGGCCAACAAAGCCTGCCAAGTTCAG TGAAACTGTAGATGTTTACTCAAGAGAAGTGAGAAAAGTTTGCGAGAATCTGTTGAAATATATAGCCATGAGCCTAGGCTTGAGACAAGACATCTTTGAAGAGATGTTTGGGGTGGCTGTGCAAGCCATAAGGATGAACTACTACCCACCATGTCCAAGGCCTGACCTTGTTTTAGGTCTGAGTCCACATTCAGATGGAAGTGCTCTCACAGTGTTGCAGCAAGGAAAAGGCAGCTCAGTAGGTCTTCAAATCCTTCAGAATAACAGATGGGTGCCTGTTCAACCCATCCCAACTGCTCTTGTAATCAACATTGGTGACACCATAGAA gTTCTTACAAATGGGAAATACAAGAGTGTGGAGCATAGAGCAGTGACTCACAAGGAGAAAGACCGACTGTCAATTGTCACGTTTTATGCTCCTAGCTACGAAGTAGAGGTTGGCCCGATGGAAGAATTGGTGGATGAAAACAGCCCATGCAAGTATCGACGATACAATCATGGAGAGTACAGTAAACACTATGTAACAAACAAGTTGGAAGGCAAGAAATCCCTGGATTTTGCCAAGATTCAGGCCTAG
- the LOC133880292 gene encoding cullin-1, whose product MTMSERKTIDLEQGWEFMQKGITKLKNILEGLPEAQFSSEDYMMLYTTIYNMCTQKPPHDYSQQLYDKYRESFEEYITSTVLPSIREKHDEFMLRELVKRWANHKVMVRWLSRFFHYLDRYFIARRSLPPLNEVGLTCFRDLVYQELNGKVRDAVISLIDQEREGEQIDRALLKNVLDIFVEIGMGQMDQYENDFEAAMLKDTAAYYSRKASSWILEDSCPDYMLKAEECLKREKDRVSHYLHSSSEPKLLEKVQHELLSVYATQLLEKDNSGCHALLRDDKVEDLSRMFRLFSKIPRGLDPVSSIFKQHVTAEGTALVKLAEDAASNKKAEKKDVVGLQEQVFVRKVIELHDKYLAYVNDCFQNHTLFHKALKEAFEVFCNKGVAGSSSAELLATFCDNILKKGGSEKLSDEAIEETLEKVVKLLAYISDKDLFAEFYRKKLARRLLFDKSANDDHERSILTKLKQQCGGQFTSKMEGMVTDLTLARENQTSFEEYLSSNPQTNPGIDLTVTVLTTGFWPSYKSFDLNLPPEMVKCVEVFREFYQTKTKHRKLTWIYSLGTCNISGKFEPKTMELIVTTVQASALLLFNSSDRLSYSDIMTELNLTDDDVVRLLHSLSCAKYKILNKEPNTKTISPTDYFEFNSKFTDKMRRIKIPLPPVDEKKKVIEDVDKDRRYAIDASIVRIMKSRKVLGHQQLVMECVEQLGRMFKPDFKAIKKRIEDLITRDYLERDKDNPNLFRYLA is encoded by the exons ATGACGATGAGTGAGCGAAAAACCATCGATTTAGAACAGGGATGGGAGTTCATGCAGAAGGGGATCACAAAGCTGAAGAACATTCTAGAAGGGCTGCCGGAGGCGCAGTTCAGCTCTGAGGATTACATGATGCTATACAC AACCATCTATAACATGTGTACTCAGAAGCCTCCTCATGATTACTCCCAACAGCTTTATGACAAGTACCGGGAGTCATTTGAAGAATACATAACTTCAACG GTATTGCCATCTATAAGGGAGAAGCATGATGAGTTTATGTTGAGAGAGCTTGTGAAAAGGTGGGCAAACCACAAAGTTATGGTGAGATGGCTTTCTCGTTTCTTCCATTATCTTGATCGATATTTTATCGCTCGGAGGTCACTTCCACCCCTTAATGAAGTTGGACTTACTTGCTTCCGTGATCTG GTCTATCAGGAGTTAAATGGAAAAGTAAGAGATGCTGTAATTTCTCTG aTTGATCAAGAACGTGAGGGAGAGCAGATTGACCGAGCTCTATTGAAGAATGTTTTAGATATATTTGTTGAGATTGGAATGGGGCAAATGGATCAATACGAAAATGACTTCGAAGCAGCGATGCTTAAAGACACTGCTGCTTATTATTCTCGGAAAGCTTCTAGCTGGATTTTAGAAGATTCTTGTCCAGATTATATGCTGAAA GCTGAGGAGTGCTTGAAACGGGAGAAAGACAGGGTTTCTCATTACTTGCATTCTAGTAGTGAGCCAAAGCTACTAGAG aaAGTTCAACATGAGTTGTTGTCAGTGTATGCAACCCAACTACTTGAAAAAGATAACTCTGGATGCCATGCATTGCTTAGAGATGACAAG GTGGAAGATTTGTCAAGAATGTTCAGGCTCTTTTCTAAAATACCTCGAGGATTAGATCCCGTTTCCAGCATATTTAAGCAG CATGTTACTGCTGAAGGAACGGCCTTGGTCAAACTGGCGGAAGATGCAGCAAGCAACAAGAAG GCGGAGAAGAAGGATGTGGTTGGTTTGCAGGAACAG GTTTTTGTTAGAAAAGTGATTGAGCTGCATGACAAATACCTAGcatatgtgaatgattgtttcCAAAACCATACTCTTTTTCACAAG GCACTCAAGGAGGCTTTTGAGGTCTTCTGCAACAAGGGTGTTGCTGGAAGCTCAAGTGCAGAACTGCTTGCTACTTTTTGTGATAACATTCTTAAGAAAGGTGGAAGCGAGAAACTGAGTGATGAAGCCATTGAAGAAACACTTGAAAAG GTAGTAAAGTTGCTTGCTTATATTAGCGACAAAGATCTGTTCGCAGAATTCTACAG AAAGAAGCTTGCTCGACGGCTTCTTTTTGACAAGAGTGCAAATGATGACCACGAGAGGAGCATTTTGACAAAGCTTAAGCAGCAATGTGGTGGTCAGTTTACCTCAAAGATGGAGGGAATG GTTACAGATTTAACATTAGCTAGGGAAAATCAGACCAGCTTTGAGGAGTACCTAAGCAGTAATCCACAAACAAATCCGGGGATTGACTTGACTGTTACTGTTCTGACTACTGGCTTCTGGCCAAGTTACAAGTCTTTTGACCTCAACCTTCCACCCGAGATg GTAAAGTGTGTTGAAGTTTTCCGCGAATtctatcaaacaaaaacaaagcacAGAAAACTTACATGGATATACTCCTTGGGTACTTGTAACATCAGTGGGAAATTTGAACCCAAAACTATGGAACTGATTGTGACCACCGTTCAG GCTTCGGCCCTCTTACTTTTCAATTCCTCAGATAGGTTGAGTTATTCGGACATCATGACTGAATTGAACTTGACCGATGATGACGTTGTTAGACTGCTCCACTCCTTGTCATGTGCCAAGTATAAGATTCTGAATAAGGAGCctaacacaaaaacaatatctCCTACTGATTACTTTGAGTTCAACTCAAAGTTCACTGACAAAATGAGGAGGATCAAG ATTCCTCTTCCTCCTGTTGATGAGAAGAAGAAAGTAATAGAAGATGTTGACAAGGATAGACGGTATGCTATTGATGCCTCAATTGTGCGCATCATGAAGAGCCGTAAAGTATTAGGTCACCAGCAGTTGGTCATGGAGTGTGTTGAGCAGTTGGGTCGCATGTTCAAG CCTGATTTCAAGGCAATAAAGAAGCGGATTGAAGATCTGATCACTCGAGACTATCTGGAAAGAGACAAAGATAACCCCAATTTGTTCAGGTACCTAGCATGA